One stretch of Dissulfurimicrobium hydrothermale DNA includes these proteins:
- the selB gene encoding selenocysteine-specific translation elongation factor has protein sequence MRNSIIIAVMGHVKHGKTSLVRTLTGAELNRHPEEKRRGLTINPGHAVLRLSCGREIFFVDLPGHQEYLHNAIRGLWGIDAAILVVAADEGVMPQTREHLSIVRLLGIPKVIVALTKTDRVDDELLVMAEEETRGLIFTSPYKNARMIRFSSRTGLGKDELINAVEDVFNRLPSPDPDRPFMMAIDHVFYKDGHGTVVTGSITSGIIGVDDEVEIYPSGIKDRIRLIQAGHETKKAVTAGMRAGINLSGIRHYQIKPGDLLGTPGKICLGRFINTELHVQDDIKRPIKNNSAVRLFLGTKSYICKIVIIERRDAIMPGEKALVQLRLREQAAALPFSPFIVSGLSPEEVLGGGRVLEMTNRKWRTRHQEGLDLLDALARGCIEEIIIALLKARPLSVITLDEFAISSGYPIRLVINAILSLYKDNKIIKISNGFYLYKRFHILKKTAADEIRAYHKLYPANDGMPIEMLRARFKDLPVQLIDTLIADMILRRTIKKTDNFLSLAGFKPQLGADIKVLTKKVMAIAEKSSIMPVTFHSMLDLLKIDEKQLSDAIRYLIKQGMLVRVYKNRGGNREEFMTPDALDIIKERVAQHILKNGRLTLEDAKGLFPLGRRIINILDYLDSISFTLNKGNAGRVLYPRPVFVERNRQVHSVPSDTDGS, from the coding sequence ATGAGAAATTCCATCATCATTGCAGTGATGGGACACGTTAAACATGGCAAGACTAGCCTTGTAAGGACATTGACAGGGGCCGAATTAAACCGCCATCCGGAAGAAAAAAGGCGTGGTCTTACTATAAATCCCGGTCACGCTGTCCTCCGTCTATCTTGCGGCCGGGAGATCTTTTTTGTAGATCTTCCAGGCCATCAAGAATACCTCCACAATGCAATCCGCGGACTCTGGGGTATTGATGCAGCGATACTTGTTGTCGCGGCCGATGAGGGGGTTATGCCCCAAACACGTGAACACCTCTCCATTGTCAGGCTCCTTGGGATCCCCAAGGTGATAGTTGCCCTTACAAAGACGGACAGGGTGGACGATGAACTCCTTGTTATGGCTGAAGAGGAGACGCGAGGGCTTATTTTTACCTCTCCTTATAAAAATGCCAGGATGATCCGTTTTTCTTCTAGGACGGGGCTTGGGAAAGATGAGCTTATAAATGCGGTCGAAGATGTTTTCAATCGCCTTCCGTCTCCAGATCCAGATCGGCCTTTTATGATGGCGATCGACCATGTCTTTTATAAAGACGGACATGGGACTGTTGTGACTGGCTCGATAACCTCAGGGATTATTGGGGTTGATGATGAGGTTGAGATATATCCGTCAGGCATCAAGGACAGGATCAGATTGATCCAGGCCGGGCATGAAACGAAAAAGGCAGTTACGGCCGGTATGAGAGCGGGGATAAATCTATCGGGAATCAGACATTATCAGATTAAACCAGGCGACCTCCTGGGAACCCCGGGCAAGATATGCCTGGGTCGATTCATAAATACCGAGCTGCATGTCCAAGACGATATCAAAAGGCCTATCAAAAACAATTCGGCCGTAAGATTATTCCTGGGAACAAAGTCATATATCTGCAAAATCGTCATAATAGAAAGACGAGATGCAATTATGCCTGGCGAAAAGGCATTGGTCCAATTAAGGCTCAGGGAACAGGCAGCGGCCCTGCCCTTTTCTCCTTTCATAGTTTCAGGACTCTCCCCTGAAGAGGTGCTCGGCGGCGGGCGCGTGCTGGAGATGACAAACCGGAAGTGGAGGACAAGACACCAAGAGGGACTGGACCTCTTAGATGCACTCGCTCGAGGTTGCATTGAGGAGATTATAATCGCCTTATTAAAGGCAAGGCCTCTTTCAGTCATCACATTGGATGAATTTGCAATATCGTCAGGCTATCCTATCCGATTGGTAATCAATGCTATTTTGTCTCTATATAAAGACAATAAAATCATCAAGATTTCGAATGGATTCTATCTATATAAACGTTTTCATATCTTAAAAAAGACCGCTGCAGATGAAATAAGGGCATATCACAAGCTATACCCTGCTAATGATGGAATGCCTATTGAGATGCTGAGGGCAAGATTTAAAGACCTGCCGGTTCAACTTATAGATACGCTTATTGCAGACATGATATTGCGGCGTACCATTAAAAAAACAGACAATTTTTTAAGCCTGGCAGGGTTTAAGCCACAGCTGGGCGCTGATATTAAGGTCTTGACGAAGAAGGTCATGGCCATCGCAGAGAAGAGCTCTATAATGCCGGTCACTTTTCATTCAATGCTTGATCTATTGAAAATAGATGAAAAGCAGCTTTCAGACGCAATAAGATATCTGATAAAACAAGGCATGCTCGTTAGGGTCTACAAAAATAGGGGTGGTAACAGGGAAGAGTTTATGACACCTGACGCCTTGGATATAATCAAGGAAAGAGTAGCGCAACATATATTAAAAAATGGCAGGCTTACACTTGAAGACGCCAAAGGCCTTTTCCCGCTTGGCAGGCGGATCATAAACATCCTCGATTATCTTGACTCCATTTCTTTCACCCTAAATAAAGGCAATGCAGGGCGCGTCCTCTACCCAAGGCCCGTCTTTGTCGAAAGGAATCGGCAGGTACATTCGGTTCCATCCGACACGGATGGCTCTTAG
- a CDS encoding dual specificity protein phosphatase family protein yields MRRFKFFIPILSLFSLLAILGTVYLLYMEEQGNFHVITPGEAYRSAQMDRDELEYYIKKYGIRSILNLRGENTGKMWYVEELEVSREQHVAHYDISLAASRELKDDDVRKLVKIFKNAPRPILIHCQSGADRSGLVAAMWKVIVDKEPKAKAADQLSIIYGHMPVGKTTATDHFFKKWDPRNAILLYNSQ; encoded by the coding sequence ATGCGCAGATTTAAGTTCTTCATCCCGATACTTTCGCTTTTTTCATTACTGGCCATTCTGGGTACAGTATATTTACTGTACATGGAGGAACAGGGCAATTTCCATGTAATTACGCCCGGCGAGGCATACAGATCCGCCCAGATGGACAGGGATGAACTCGAATATTACATAAAAAAATACGGCATCAGGAGTATCCTCAACCTGCGCGGAGAAAATACCGGCAAAATGTGGTATGTGGAAGAATTAGAGGTCAGTAGGGAACAACATGTAGCTCATTACGACATCTCTCTGGCGGCATCGAGGGAGCTGAAAGACGATGACGTTCGTAAACTTGTAAAGATATTCAAAAACGCTCCACGCCCTATATTGATACATTGCCAGTCAGGTGCCGATAGATCAGGGCTTGTGGCTGCTATGTGGAAAGTGATCGTAGATAAAGAACCAAAGGCAAAGGCTGCAGACCAACTTTCCATTATCTATGGCCATATGCCGGTAGGCAAGACTACCGCAACGGACCATTTTTTCAAAAAGTGGGACCCGCGCAATGCTATTTTACTATATAATAGCCAATAA
- a CDS encoding PepSY domain-containing protein has translation MKRIITIVTIGVALTAVIAIDGVYTSEANQGAATTAARTFNGWQYAGSAKIDLNAARRIAQKAFAGDILSEELEHEGGGSGLRYSFDIRKNGITHEVGVDAVTGKVLENSVEGR, from the coding sequence ATGAAGAGGATAATAACGATTGTTACAATTGGCGTTGCCTTAACTGCTGTTATCGCCATTGATGGCGTTTATACAAGTGAAGCAAATCAAGGTGCGGCAACGACCGCTGCCCGTACCTTTAATGGTTGGCAGTATGCCGGAAGCGCCAAGATCGACCTTAATGCAGCCCGTCGTATTGCCCAAAAGGCCTTTGCCGGCGATATACTCTCTGAGGAACTGGAACATGAAGGCGGTGGCAGCGGTCTGCGCTATTCCTTTGATATCCGCAAGAATGGTATCACCCATGAGGTGGGTGTGGACGCTGTGACAGGAAAGGTGTTGGAAAATTCGGTGGAAGGTCGCTAA
- a CDS encoding efflux RND transporter periplasmic adaptor subunit, which yields MNPNRKLLSFVIVVLMGISAFLIWIYPTAYKPLAKRRQHERPVNAPSCISIENGKVTVAVDAASRIKSGIVVAPLKVDSRHEELKAYGRVIEVSGLANLYNSYVAQKAMMKKTEAHFNASYREYERLRALHKNGNISDKALESAETAWLSNKADVEAANGTLHIIETIIAQQWGPVIAKWIVEDSPSFNHLLQQQDLLVQITSFDKHLEHAPGTALIQASDGNLLPASLVSSAPHANPLTQRAGFFYIIPARAGLFPGMNITAWLPIGPKRQGVIVPDSAVVWWQGRAWVYVQNDDTHFVRREIVVDTPVPNGWFVANGWHGGERVVVKGAALLFSEEFQPKPQPGNPGGGDDDD from the coding sequence ATGAACCCAAACAGAAAATTATTATCGTTTGTCATTGTTGTCCTGATGGGGATTAGTGCCTTTTTGATCTGGATATATCCAACGGCATACAAGCCTCTGGCAAAGAGACGGCAGCATGAGCGACCTGTCAATGCCCCTTCCTGTATATCGATTGAGAACGGAAAGGTCACTGTTGCCGTTGACGCGGCCTCCCGAATAAAAAGCGGGATAGTCGTTGCGCCATTAAAAGTGGATTCGCGTCATGAAGAACTTAAGGCATATGGAAGGGTTATAGAGGTCTCAGGACTTGCCAATCTCTATAATTCTTATGTAGCTCAAAAGGCTATGATGAAAAAGACAGAAGCACACTTCAATGCCTCTTACAGGGAATATGAACGGTTAAGGGCCCTCCATAAAAACGGGAATATCTCTGACAAGGCCCTCGAATCCGCTGAGACGGCATGGCTCTCAAACAAGGCCGATGTGGAGGCTGCAAATGGCACTTTGCATATTATAGAAACAATCATAGCCCAGCAATGGGGACCCGTGATAGCTAAATGGATAGTTGAGGATTCCCCATCTTTCAATCATTTGTTGCAACAACAAGATCTCCTCGTTCAGATCACGTCCTTTGATAAACATCTTGAACATGCACCAGGGACCGCGCTAATCCAAGCCTCTGACGGCAATCTTTTGCCAGCCAGCCTTGTTTCATCGGCCCCGCATGCAAATCCGCTTACGCAAAGGGCTGGGTTTTTCTACATCATCCCCGCAAGAGCGGGCCTATTTCCGGGAATGAATATAACCGCCTGGCTGCCGATAGGTCCTAAAAGGCAGGGGGTCATCGTACCCGATTCTGCAGTTGTCTGGTGGCAGGGAAGGGCATGGGTCTATGTGCAGAACGATGATACGCATTTCGTCCGGCGCGAGATTGTCGTCGACACACCCGTACCCAACGGCTGGTTTGTTGCTAACGGATGGCATGGTGGCGAACGTGTTGTGGTAAAGGGCGCAGCCCTGCTGTTCTCTGAAGAGTTCCAGCCGAAGCCGCAACCAGGCAATCCGGGCGGCGGTGATGACGATGATTAG
- a CDS encoding TolC family protein → MQLADAIGLPVSALNNVHISFGFMKEFPSARDIHLQTIRRQALLSRPDILGALSEYAASESALQLEIAKQYPDIHLGPGYTFDQGDNKWAIGLSITLPILNSNKGPIAEAKARYKEMSAKFIALQAKIIGEIDRAFAGYKSALRELETADSMLSAKKEQLQSIQMMFEAGETDKLSILSIQLECYSTTLLRLNALVNVQQSLGMLEDALEHPLQADKTSFNFSQTDFGKSRFKKR, encoded by the coding sequence GTGCAGCTTGCCGATGCCATAGGTTTACCTGTATCCGCCCTAAATAATGTCCATATATCTTTCGGCTTTATGAAAGAGTTCCCTTCTGCCCGCGACATCCATTTGCAGACCATCCGTCGTCAGGCCTTGCTCAGTCGGCCCGATATCCTGGGCGCACTTTCTGAATACGCCGCCAGCGAGTCGGCTCTGCAGCTTGAAATTGCTAAACAGTACCCCGATATCCACCTCGGCCCAGGCTATACTTTTGACCAGGGAGATAACAAGTGGGCAATTGGGCTTTCCATAACCCTGCCGATTTTAAACAGCAACAAAGGACCGATTGCAGAGGCGAAGGCCAGATATAAAGAGATGTCAGCCAAGTTTATTGCCCTCCAGGCCAAGATTATAGGAGAGATCGACCGGGCGTTTGCAGGATATAAATCTGCCCTCCGAGAGTTGGAGACGGCTGATTCCATGTTATCGGCCAAAAAAGAACAACTTCAATCCATTCAGATGATGTTTGAGGCAGGCGAAACGGACAAGCTTTCCATTTTAAGTATCCAATTAGAATGTTATTCCACGACGCTCTTACGATTAAATGCCTTGGTAAACGTCCAGCAATCCCTTGGTATGCTGGAGGATGCACTCGAACACCCCCTCCAAGCCGATAAGACATCTTTCAATTTCTCTCAAACGGATTTCGGTAAGAGCAGGTTTAAGAAAAGATGA